A single window of bacterium DNA harbors:
- a CDS encoding glycosyltransferase has protein sequence KGAQEVMQALAINDTKAPDWKYACKVWPQPRTYKQNLDDLQLATHLGIDKNVVYTTNTVSRNFMPYLLSACDIYAAPSRLEGFGMIQVEANACGKPVIGIKAMGMLDTLVHGKTAFLADVAQEIKLRETILGDESGYEYRHIYTFKRPRTVDYRASVNDIAKYLMDLMQDADLREKMGKEGRKRVVENFDYRLIAKKFVQIVSKRLGIS, from the coding sequence AAAGGTGCACAGGAAGTTATGCAGGCTTTAGCGATAAACGATACTAAGGCTCCTGATTGGAAATATGCTTGTAAAGTTTGGCCACAACCGCGTACATATAAGCAGAATCTAGACGATTTGCAATTAGCCACCCATTTAGGGATAGATAAAAATGTAGTTTATACCACAAACACGGTCTCCAGAAATTTTATGCCCTATTTATTATCCGCCTGTGATATTTATGCCGCTCCGTCTCGTTTGGAAGGATTTGGTATGATTCAAGTAGAAGCAAATGCATGCGGGAAACCGGTTATAGGAATAAAAGCAATGGGGATGCTGGATACCTTGGTTCATGGGAAAACGGCTTTTTTAGCTGATGTTGCTCAGGAAATTAAACTTAGAGAAACAATTCTTGGAGATGAATCAGGATACGAGTATAGACATATATATACTTTTAAAAGACCAAGGACGGTAGATTACAGAGCTAGTGTTAATGATATTGCTAAATATCTTATGGATTTAATGCAGGACGCTGACTTGAGAGAAAAAATGGGTAAAGAGGGAAGAAAGAGGGTCGTTGAAAATTTTGATTATCGACTTATAGCTAAAAAGTTTGTTCAAATAGTATCAAAGCGTTTGGGGATTTCGTAG